From Quercus lobata isolate SW786 chromosome 1, ValleyOak3.0 Primary Assembly, whole genome shotgun sequence, one genomic window encodes:
- the LOC115975709 gene encoding uncharacterized protein LOC115975709 has product MDSSGLGGGFLSGPNGAILDLESSIHRHPQTQLGHPLLRHQNHVNVMSGLECDHHPIGLMEEKSSILKGISMNFSKGKAVAPINISSCNNMSEEDEPSFAEDGNGDNDGGKRGSPWQRMKWTDNVVRLLIAVVACVGDDGTLEGGEGHKRKSGSLQKKGKWKTVSKIMISKGCHVSPQQCEDKFNDLNKRYKRLNDILGRGTSCRVVENPALMDSMPHLTAKAKEDVRKILSSKHLFYKEMCAYHNGQRIPNCQDLDLQGHSLPLGSCSKDNNGSDKEEAEENNDSDDDEMDNEDDINAEGDGERMGEFSGRAKVSEEEGHFWSQSVELDSFEAEMAGIFQDPTKSLWERREWIKRQMLQLQEQKVSFQAQALELEKQHFKWLRYCSKKDWELERMRLENDRMKLENERMVLLLREKELEIDFRRSEASIDPTSVGIDRLQGRDQIDLGRHE; this is encoded by the coding sequence ATGGACAGTTCAGGTTTGGGAGGTGGGTTTTTGTCTGGTCCGAATGGGGCAATATTAGACCTTGAATCGTCAATTCATAGACATCCACAGACCCAATTGGGTCATCCTTTGTTAAGACATCAAAATCACGTGAATGTGATGAGTGGCCTTGAATGTGACCACCACCCCATTGGACTTATGGAAGAGAAAAGCTCGATTTTGAAAGGTATTTCGATGAATTTTAGCAAAGGGAAGGCAGTTGCCCCCATTAATATCTCCAGTTGTAACAATATGAGTGAAGAAGATGAGCCGAGTTTTGCGGAAGATGGGAATGGTGACAATGATGGGGGGAAACGGGGGTCACCATGGCAGCGGATGAAATGGACAGATAATGTGGTTAGGCTTCTTATAGCTGTGGTTGCTTGTGTGGGTGATGATGGTACACTTGAGGGTGGTGAGGGGCATAAGAGGAAATCAGGGAGTTTACAGAAGAAGGGTAAGTGGAAAACAGTATCAAAGATAATGATAAGCAAGGGTTGTCATGTTTCCCCACAGCAGTGTGAGGACAAGTTTAATGACTTGAACAAGAGATACAAGAGGTTGAATGATATTCTTGGTAGGGGAACTAGCTGTAGAGTGGTGGAGAACCCTGCTCTTATGGATTCAATGCCTCATCTCACAGCAAAGGCGAAGGAAGATGTTAGAAAGATATTGAGCTCAAAGCACTTGTTTTATAAAGAAATGTGTGCATACCATAATGGGCAGAGGATTCCAAATTGCCAGGATCTTGATCTACAAGGCCATTCCCTGCCTCTAGGGAGTTGCTCAAAAGACAATAATGGGTCAGACAAGGAAGAAGCTGAGGAAAATAAtgacagtgatgatgatgaaatgGATAATGAAGATGATATTAATGCTGAAGGAGATGGGGAGAGGATGGGAGAATTCAGTGGGAGGGCAAAGGTGAGTGAAGAGGAGGGCCATTTCTGGTCACAATCTGTTGAGCTTGATAGTTTTGAAGCTGAAATGGCTGGGATTTTCCAAGACCCTACAAAGTCATTATGGGAGCGAAGAGAGTGGATTAAGAGACAGATGTTGCAACTTCAAGAACAAAAAGTCAGCTTCCAGGCTCAAGCTCTTGAGCTTGAGAAACAGCATTTTAAGTGGCTTAGATACTGCAGCAAGAAAGACTGGGAGTTGGAAAGGATGAGGCTGGAGAATGATAGAATGAAACTAGAGAATGAGCGCATGGTATTGCTACTGAGGGAGAAGGAGCTGGAGATAGATTTCAGGAGATCAGAAGCATCCATAGACCCTACTTCTGTTGGCATTGACAGACTGCAAGGAAGAGATCAGATTGACTTGGGCAGGCATGAATAG
- the LOC115975718 gene encoding copper-transporting ATPase HMA4-like → MEVNGKDDLNVPLLKSSDDFVVDIPQPTNNKERKIRTVKFKIGEIKCASCSTTVESLLQKLDGIENAVVSPLQGLAAINYIPELIKVKKIKEAIEEAGFPVDEFPEQDISVCRLRIKGMACTSCSESIERALQMIDGVKTAVVGLALEEAKVHFDPNLTDTDCIIEAIEDAGFGAELISSENDANKVHLTVEGVNSPEDLTIIRSSLESVVGVTHVEMNLEENKITVAYDPDLNGPRSLINCIKEAGNGSKSYNASLFVAPIRREAEQQQEIRIYRDQFFLSCIFSVPVFVFSMLLPMLPPYGNWLDYKIHNMLTIGILLRWILCTPVQFIIGRRFYVGSYYALRRKSANMDVLVALGTNAAYFYSMYILIKALTSDKFEGQDFFETSAMLISFILLGKYLEVLAKGKTSDALSKLTDLAPDTAHLLTLDNDGNVVSEEEISTQLLQKNDIIKIVPGAKVPVDGIVIDGQSHVNESMITGEAIPIAKGPGDKVIGGTMNENGCLLVKATHVGSETALSQIVQLVEAAQLARAPVQKLADKISRFFVPTVVAAAFLTWLGWFITGQAGVYPEYWIPEATNKFELALQFGISVLVVACPCALGLATPTAVMVATGKGASQGVLIKGGNALEKAHKVKTVVFDKTGTLTVGKPEVVSAVPFSGYSMEEFCDLATAAEVNSEHPLAKAVVEHAKRYRQKIGSHTKHFTEVKDFEVHTGAGISGKVGDATVLVGNKRLMRACKVPIGPEVDDYISKNEQLARTCMLVAIDGKVAGAFAVTDPVKPEAKLVISFLRSMSISSVMVTGDNLATATAIANEVGIDKVFAETDPLGKADKIKELQMKGMAVAMVGDGINDSPALAAADVGMAIGAGTDVAIEAADIVLIKSNLEDVVTAIDLSRKTMSRIRLNYVWALGYNILGMPIAAGILFPFTGIRLPPWLAGACMAASSISVVCSSLLLQSYKKPLHARMP, encoded by the exons ATGGAGGTTAACGGGAAGGATGATCTTAATGTGCCACTATTGAAGTCTTCGGATGATTTTGTGGTTGATATCCCTCAACCAACTAAcaacaaagaaaggaaaattagGACGGTTAAGTTTAAAATAGGGGAGATCAAGTGTGCATCATGTTCAACAACTGTAGAATCTTTGCTGCAAAAGCTTGATGGGATTGAGAATGCTGTTGTTTCACCACTTCAAGGCCTTGCTGCCATCAATTATATTCCAGAGCTCATCAAG gtaaaaaaaatcaaggaagCCATAGAAGAAGCAGGTTTTCCAGTTGATGAGTTTCCAGAACAAGACATATCAGTATGCAGACTTAGGATTAAAGGAATGGCATGCACTAGCTGCTCTGAGTCTATTGAACGTGCCCTTCAAATGATTGATGGAGTGAAAACAGCAGTGGTTGGTCTGGCCCTTGAAGAAGCAAAGGTCCACTTTGATCCTAACCTCACTGATACTGATTGCATCATTGAAGCAATTGAAGATGCAGGGTTTGGAGCTGAACTCATTAGCTCGGAAAATGATGCAAACAAAGTGCATTTGACAGTTGAAGGAGTTAATTCTCCAGAAGATTTGACCATTATTCGTTCCTCGCTTGAGTCAGTTGTAGGTGTGACTCATGTTGAAATGAACTTGGAAGAAAATAAGATTACTGTTGCCTATGACCCAGACCTCAATGGTCCAAGGTCTCTTATTAATTGCATTAAAGAAGCTGGAAATGGCTCCAAATCATATAATGCAAGCTTGTTTGTTGCTCCAATTCGAAGAGAAGCTGAGCAGCAGCAGGAAATTCGGATTTATAGGGACCAGTTTTTCTTGAGCTGCATATTTTCAGTTCCAGTATTTGTCTTCTCCATGTTACTCCCGATGCTTCCTCCTTACGGGAACTGGTTGGATTACAAGATTCACAACATGCTCACCATTGGGATACTTCTAAGGTGGATTCTTTGTACACCTGTGCAGTTCATCATTGGTCGAAG GTTTTATGTGGGATCATATTATGCTTTGAGACGAAAATCAGCTAACATGGATGTTCTAGTTGCTCTAGGCACCAATGCCGCATATTTTTACTCCATGTATATACTGATAAAAGCATTGACTTCAGACAAATTTGAGGGGCAGGATTTCTTTGAAACAAGTGCCATGTTGATATCCTTCATTCTCTTAGGGAAATATCTGGAAGTTCTGGCTAAAGGAAAGACATCAGATGCTTTATCAAAGTTGACTGACCTTGCTCCTGATACAGCTCATCTGTTGACATTGGACAATGATGGAAATGTTGTCTCTGAGGAAGAAATTAGCACTCagttattacaaaaaaatgacataattaaGATTGTTCCAGGTGCAAAAGTTCCTGTTGATGGCATTGTTATCGATGGGCAAAGCCATGTTAATGAAAGCATGATTACAGGAGAGGCAATACCCATAGCTAAAGGACCTGGTGACAAG GTTATTGGTGGCACTATGAATGAGAATGGATGCTTACTGGTTAAGGCCACTCATGTTGGGTCAGAGACTGCACTTTCCCAAATTGTTCAACTTGTTGAAGCAGCACAGCTTGCCAGAGCTCCTGTTCAGAAACTAGCAGACAAGATATCGAGGTTTTTTGTTCCTACA GTCGTTGCTGCAGCATTTTTAACATGGCTGGGATGGTTTATCACCGGACAAGCTGGTGTTTATCCTGAATATTGGATACCAGAAGCAACTAATAAATTTGAGCTCGCCCTGCAGTTTGGTATTTCAGTGCTAGTGGTTGCCTGCCCGTGTGCTCTGGGACTAGCAACCCCTACAGCGGTCATGGTTGCCACAGGGAAGGGTGCTTCACAAGGTGTGCTTATTAAGGGAGGAAATGCACTTGAAAAGGCTCATAAG GTGAAAACAGTTGTTTTTGATAAAACAGGGACACTGACAGTTGGAAAACCAGAAGTAGTCAGTGCAGTGCCCTTTTCCGGTTACTCCATGGAGGAGTTTTGTGATTTGGCTACCGCTGCAGAG GTAAACAGTGAGCATCCTTTGGCAAAAGCTGTGGTGGAACATGCTAAGAGATACCGTCAAAAGATTGGGTCCCACACAAAGCATTTCACAGAGGTGAAGGACTTTGAGGTGCACACAGGAGCGGGCATTAGTGGCAAAGTCGGTGATGCAACAGTTTTGGTAGGGAACAAGAGGCTGATGCGAGCTTGTAAAGTCCCAATTGGTCCTGAGGTTGAtgattatatttcaaaaaatgagcAACTCGCTCGAACATGCATGTTAGTGGCCATTGATGGGAAGGTTGCTGGAGCTTTTGCTGTAACTGATCCAGTGAAGCCAGAGGCTAAGCTTGTCATCTCTTTCCTCCGCTCAATGAGCATCTCAAGTGTCATGGTGACTGGTGATAACTTGGCTACTGCAACTGCCATTGCTAATGAGGTTGGCATTGACAAGGTGTTTGCTGAGACTGATCCACTGGGAAAAGCTGACAAGATCAAAGAATTGCAG ATGAAAGGAATGGCTGTGGCAATGGTTGGAGATGGAATAAATGACTCACCAGCTTTAGCTGCAGCAGATGTTGGCATGGCAATTGGTGCTGGCACTGATGTAGCTATAGAAGCAGCCGATATAGTTCTTATCAAGAGTAACTTGGAAGATGTGGTTACAGCCATTGATCTCTCTAGAAAGACTATGTCCCGAATTCGGCTTAACTACGTTTGGGCCCTTGGCTACAACATCCTTGGCATGCCAATTGCTGCTGGAATTTTGTTCCCCTTCACTGGAATTCGCTTACCACCTTGGCTTGCAGGTGCTTGCATGGCTGCTTCATCCATTAGTGTGGTTTGTTCTTCCCTCTTATTGCAGTCTTATAAGAAGCCTCTGCATGCTAGAATGCCATAG